In Carettochelys insculpta isolate YL-2023 chromosome 11, ASM3395843v1, whole genome shotgun sequence, a genomic segment contains:
- the LRRN1 gene encoding leucine-rich repeat neuronal protein 1: MARLRFVSIACLLVLELLMNSLTEPSIQNNECPQLCVCEIRPWFTPQSTYREATTVDCNDLRLTKIPSNLSSDTQVLLLQSNNIAKTTDELQQLFNLTELDFSQNNFTSIKDVGLSNLTQLTTLHLEENQITEMTDYCLQDLCNLQELYINHNQISSISANAFAGLRNLLRLHLNSNKLKVIDSRWFDSTPNLEILMIGENPVIGILDMNFKPLSNLRSLVLAGMYLTDIPGNALVGLDSLESLSFYDNKLVKVPQLALEKVPNLKFLDLNKNPIHKIQEGDFKNMLRLKELGINNMGELVSVDRYALDNLPELTKLEATNNPKLSYIHRLAFRNVPALESLMLNNNALNAVYQKTVESLPNLREISIHSNPLRCDCVIHWINSNKTNIRFMEPLSMFCAMPPEYRGQQVKEVLIQDSSEQCLPMISHDTFPNHLNLDIGMTVFLDCRAMAEPEPEIYWVTPLGNKITVESFSDKYRLSSEGTLEITDIQIEDSGRYTCVAQNIEGADTRVATIRVNGTLLDGTQVLKIYVKQAESHSILVSWKVNSNVMTSNLKWSSATMKIDNPHITYTARVPVDVHEYNLTHLQPSTDYEVCLTVSNIHQQTQKSCVNVTTKNAAFALDVSDQETSTALAAVMGSMFAVISLASISVYVAKRFKRKNYHHSLKKYMQKTSSIPLNELYPPLINLWEGDSEKDKDGSAETKPTQVDTSRSYYMW, from the coding sequence TGCAATGACCTTCGTTTAACAAAAATCCCCAGCAATCTTTCCAGTGACACTCAAGTTCTTCTTTTACAAAGCAACAACATTGCAAAGACCACAGATGAACTCCAACAGCTTTTCAACTTAACAGAGTTAGATTTTTCACAGAATAATTTCACTAGTATCAAAGATGTGGGGCTCTCAAATCTAACTCAGCTCACTACTTTACATCTGGAGGAAAACCAGATAACAGAAATGACTGACTACTGCCTGCAGGACCTTTGCAATCTTCAGGAACTATACATAAACCATAACCAGATTAGTAGCATCTCTGCAAATGCATTTGCTGGCCTGAGGAACCTTTTAAGACTTCATCTTAACTCTAACAAATTAAAAGTTATTGACAGTCGTTGGTTTGATTCTACTCCTAACTTGGAGATCCTTATGATTGGGGAAAATCCAGTTATTGGAATACTAGATATGAACTTCAAACCACTATCAAATTTAAGAAGTCTAGTTTTGGCAGGTATGTACCTCACTGATATTCCTGGAAATGCATTAGTAGGCTTGGATAGTCTTGAAAGTCTTTCCTTTTATGATAACAAACTTGTCAAGGTTCCGCAGCTTGCTCTTGAGAAAGTTCCAAATTTAAAATTCCTTGACCTCAACAAAAATCCAATTCACAAAATCCAAGAAGGTGACTTTAAAAATATGCTGCGGTTGAAAGAACTTGGGATCAATAATATGGGAGAACTAGTTTCTGTTGATAGGTATGCACTAGACAATCTACCTGAACTTACAAAACTTGAAGCTACCAATAATCCAAAGTTGTCTTATATACACCGTTTAGCATTTCGTAATGTTCCTGCTCTGGAAAGCCTTATGTTGAACAATAATGCTTTGAATGCAGTCTACCAAAAGACAGTGGAATCCCTTCCAAACCTGCGTGAGATCAGTATTCACAGTAATCCACTCAGATGCGACTGTGTCATTCACTGGATCAATTCAAACAAAACTAATATCCGTTTCATGGAGCCTTTATCAATGTTCTGTGCTATGCCACCAGAATATAGAGGACAACAGGTGAAAGAAGTGTTAATACAGGATTCAAGTGAACAATGTCTTCCAATGATTTCTCATGACACTTTTCCAAATCATTTGAATTTGGACATCGGCATGACAGTGTTTCTAGATTGCCGGGCCATGGCAGAACCCGAACCAGAGATTTATTGGGTAACGCCACTTGGAAACAAAATAACAGTTGAAAGTTTCTCAGACAAATACAGGCTGAGCAGTGAAGGTACGCTGGAAATCACAGATATTCAGATTGAAGACTCGGGAAGATATACCTGTGTTGCTCAAAATATAGAAGGGGCTGATACAAGAGTAGCTACGATAAGAGTGAATGGAACTCTCTTGGATGGTACACAAGTGTTGAAAATATACGTCAAGCAAGCTGAATCTCATTCAATATTAGTTTCTTGGAAGGTTAATTCCAATGTCATGACCTCTAATTTAAAATGGTCCTCAGCCACGATGAAGATTGATAACCCTCATATTACATATACTGCAAGGGTCCCAGTTGATGTACATGAATATAACCTCACTCACTTGCAGCCATCCACAGACTATGAGGTTTGTCTAACCGTATCAAATATCCATCAGCAAACTCAAAAGTCTTGTGTTAATGTTACAACAAAAAATGCAGCTTTTGCCCTTGACGTTTCTGACCAAGAAACCAGTACTGCCCTAGCAGCTGTAATGGGTTCAATGTTTGCTGTCATCAGCCTTGCCTCCATCTCTGTTTATGTTGCTAAAAGGTTTAAGAGAAAAAACTACCACCATTCATTGAAAAAGTATATGCAAAAGACCTCTTCCATCCCACTGAATGAGCTTTACCCGCCACTTATTAATCTCTGGGAAGGAGACAGTGAAAAAGACAAAGATGGTTCTGCAGAGACCAAGCCAACCCAAGTAGACACATCCAGAAGCTATTACATGTGGTAA